A single genomic interval of Helianthus annuus cultivar XRQ/B chromosome 6, HanXRQr2.0-SUNRISE, whole genome shotgun sequence harbors:
- the LOC110864404 gene encoding AT-hook motif nuclear-localized protein 9 isoform X2: MDGREGMPSFYLNRGVSGSGHHTGSDHHTGSGTPGGGIQVPPGFKTQTSPKMSPHSNNMRVGPMGSTYSMVPHGINMSDGGGGGGGGGLGSIATTRSGSDFVVKKKRGRPRKYGGDGSHMTLALTPASSVGGSAGSVTPTAKKSRGRPPGSGRKQRLADVGEWMSASAGTAFTPHIIHVEIGEDVAAKIHSFAQQRPRGLCIMSGNGSVSVVQLRQFASSGGTVTYEGRFEILCLSGSYLLPETGAPNNRTGGLSISICSPDGHVIGGAIGGRLIASSLIQNYKFCPLSLYQFSGGVLFNEC; encoded by the exons ATGGATGGAAGGGAGGGAATGCCATCGTTTTATCTCAACAGAGGAGTTAGTGGGTCGGGTCATCACACCGGGTCGGATCATCACACCGGGTCGGGTACCCCTGGTGGTGGAATCCAAGTCCCACCTGGTTTCAAAACCCAAACAAGCCCTAAAATGTCTCCTCATAGTAATAACATGAGGGTGGGTCCCATGGGTTCAACTTACTCAATGGTACCTCATGGTATTAACAtgagtgatggtggtggtggtggcggtggcggtggtttGGGCTCCATTGCCACCACTAGAAGTGGGTCTGATTTTGTTGTGAAGAAAAAGAGAGGTAGGCCTAGGAAATATGGTGGAGATGGGTCACATATGACTCTAGCGCTCACGCCCGCATCGTCGGTTGGTGGTTCGGCTGGTTCGGTCACACCGACGGCGAAAAAGAGCAGGGGGAGGCCACCTGGCAGTGGTAGGAAACAAAGACTTGCAGATGTTG GTGAGTGGATGTCTGCTTCCGCAGGAACGGCTTTTACACCTCACATCATCCATGTTGAAATTGGAGAG GATGTTGCAGCAAAGATACATTCATTTGCACAACAAAGGCCAAGAGGTCTATGCATAATGTCGGGAAATGGTTCGGTCTCTGTGGTGCAGTTACGCCAATTTGCATCTTCTGGTGGCACCGTGACTTATGAG GGCCGTTTCGAGATACTATGCTTATCAGGCTCGTATCTGCTCCCTGAAACCGGTGCACCTAACAACCGAACCGGAGGTCTAAGTATATCCATTTGCAGTCCAGATGGTCATGTCATCGGTGGTGCAATAGGCGGTAGGCTCATCGCATCCAGCCTGATTCAG aattacaagttttgtcctttatctttataccagttttcaggcggtgtcctttttaacgaatgttga
- the LOC110864404 gene encoding AT-hook motif nuclear-localized protein 5 isoform X1 produces the protein MDGREGMPSFYLNRGVSGSGHHTGSDHHTGSGTPGGGIQVPPGFKTQTSPKMSPHSNNMRVGPMGSTYSMVPHGINMSDGGGGGGGGGLGSIATTRSGSDFVVKKKRGRPRKYGGDGSHMTLALTPASSVGGSAGSVTPTAKKSRGRPPGSGRKQRLADVGEWMSASAGTAFTPHIIHVEIGEDVAAKIHSFAQQRPRGLCIMSGNGSVSVVQLRQFASSGGTVTYEGRFEILCLSGSYLLPETGAPNNRTGGLSISICSPDGHVIGGAIGGRLIASSLIQVVACSFLYGGNTSRKVKTDTPSADEKRPGVQLNETSTAPNQMIAWPQDSRAETSNSHTEIDLTRG, from the exons ATGGATGGAAGGGAGGGAATGCCATCGTTTTATCTCAACAGAGGAGTTAGTGGGTCGGGTCATCACACCGGGTCGGATCATCACACCGGGTCGGGTACCCCTGGTGGTGGAATCCAAGTCCCACCTGGTTTCAAAACCCAAACAAGCCCTAAAATGTCTCCTCATAGTAATAACATGAGGGTGGGTCCCATGGGTTCAACTTACTCAATGGTACCTCATGGTATTAACAtgagtgatggtggtggtggtggcggtggcggtggtttGGGCTCCATTGCCACCACTAGAAGTGGGTCTGATTTTGTTGTGAAGAAAAAGAGAGGTAGGCCTAGGAAATATGGTGGAGATGGGTCACATATGACTCTAGCGCTCACGCCCGCATCGTCGGTTGGTGGTTCGGCTGGTTCGGTCACACCGACGGCGAAAAAGAGCAGGGGGAGGCCACCTGGCAGTGGTAGGAAACAAAGACTTGCAGATGTTG GTGAGTGGATGTCTGCTTCCGCAGGAACGGCTTTTACACCTCACATCATCCATGTTGAAATTGGAGAG GATGTTGCAGCAAAGATACATTCATTTGCACAACAAAGGCCAAGAGGTCTATGCATAATGTCGGGAAATGGTTCGGTCTCTGTGGTGCAGTTACGCCAATTTGCATCTTCTGGTGGCACCGTGACTTATGAG GGCCGTTTCGAGATACTATGCTTATCAGGCTCGTATCTGCTCCCTGAAACCGGTGCACCTAACAACCGAACCGGAGGTCTAAGTATATCCATTTGCAGTCCAGATGGTCATGTCATCGGTGGTGCAATAGGCGGTAGGCTCATCGCATCCAGCCTGATTCAG gTGGTCGCATGCAGTTTTCTGTATGGCGGTAACACTTCTAGAAAGGTGAAAACCGACACACCTTCGGCAGATGAAAAGCGTCCCGGTGTTCAACTCAACGAGACTAGCACAGCTCCTAACCAGATGATTGCATGGCCACAAGATTCACGTGCCGAAACGAGTAACTCCCATACTGAGATCGACCTGACCCGTGGATGA